Within the Rosa rugosa chromosome 2, drRosRugo1.1, whole genome shotgun sequence genome, the region taaagtTAACAATGATAAAATCACAATGTAGGAATTGCTATACTGGCCTCAACTTACTCTGATCAATCTAGGGTCTCCTACAGTTATGACACCGTTTATTATGCTGCCTAGCTCTGTATGCCAAACATTTCAGGTGAGTGTTACTTTTCTTGATTTCTTATCGTGCTACACTTACTCACTTCACATTATGCATCACATAACAGTTCAGAATATTAATTGCAAGGAAAATACATGATCAAGGTGTACGTTTATGTATTTTCAGGTaccactgaaaaaaaaaaaaaaaaaattaagcaaaGCCGACACAAGGATTGGATTTCAGTTTTCGCTTCTAGTGCAGTGGAGAGTTGAGACCTTCTTGAAAAGACAAGGGATGGAGAGGTTGATGTCTCATGGAAGGGAAAAGAGTTCCATCTTTCCTGAATGAGGGTCGCTTCTTTAGATGCTTTAGAGTTTGCTTAGCATAACATGCTCGGAAAAGAGGTGAAGCTCTCTCTTTGATCTTAAGGATGATGAAGAAAATAAATCTGAAAGATACAACAATGGCACAGACAGCAGCCAAATCCCACCACTTTGATTGATCTGGTTGAATACCCATCAGAGTTTTGAGTATGTCCTCGCCTTTCAGCTTCGGGCCATTGGGTGTAAGAGAATCAAACTCACGGCCAATCAATCCGTTCTTGTATTCTCCCTGTATACCCAGTATAATTTGGatcatttctttgttttggtaATGCTTGATATCTAATTTTAAGATTAACAGACGATTCaaatttaaaaccaagaaattgtCAAGACAAGTAGATAATACAGGTCAAAGTGGAAATTGTTGGCGCTTTTATTTCTTATAATGTCTATTGCTATTTGCTATGTAATATTATTGCTTGGTACCTGCAGCGCCCATGCACCATAGTTCAGATATGAAACTGGATAGCGCCAAACGGGTTTAGGAAGGTCAGGCATGAAGCGGAAGAATCCGGCAGTCATCAACATGATTCCCTAAGTGAACATGGTAACCAATGACAGTTAGAGCCTCAATCGTGCTTTATAAAGATTAAAAACAGGAAGCTATACAAGTTTGATATGTTCTGACCAAGTATCCTGCTCCAATTATTACTCCCATTAAGTAGTTCGGAACAAGAGAAGCTATGATCATCATGGAGCTTTCTACCGCTGCAATGGCGCTGAGAAGATCAAGGCACATGAACACATAGTCGGAGAAATGAGAATGCTTTTCCACCATGTAGTAAGTTATAGTTGCGGATGCAATTGACATCAAAGCCAAGAATGGAAAGGAAGAGATGAAATTTGACAGAGTAAAGACAGCAACTCCATAATGCCCATTGAGCCTTTCTCTATGAAAAACCTGTTCGAAGAACAAAAGCAGAAAATGGAGTCACCAAATAATGTAATTTCGAATCTACTTCTCTATTAAGAAATCACCTTTAGAAATTACTTTTACCTTCATTTCTTCAAGGAAGGATGGGAAGCCTCCAATGGACATGAAAGTCATGAAGCCAGAAATAAATCCAGCACAAGCTCCTCTTGCAAATATTGAAGTGTAATTTGTTCCCAGGTCATAGAAAATTGAACCAACGCAAAGAGATAAAAGTATGTAGACGATGATTCTCACCCAGTAATACCCCATATCCCTAGACATGTTGAGGAAAGACCTCTGTGTCAATATTGAGAGTTGCTTCCACCATTTTGCTTGGCTTCCACTCCTCTTTTCTACCCCAAGTCCTTCCTGCCAAACAAGTTTTTCATTATCATCGTGGCCATACCTTAAGAGTGCAAGCTGTAAAATAGTAAACCTTATGCTTTACCATGGACGATATTTCTCGAATCCTGATTCTTGTGCATGTTGCATACTCCGAGCGTCTGTACTTATCAACAAGCATTGCTTTTATCTCTGCTGTTGCAAAGTTCATTAAAGGTTCTGATGATTTTGGGATTTCCTGTATTTCAAACAGCAAGAGTGTTCTATCACGAGGTGATGAATGATACCAACTAACGAGGTGTTTAGGATTTGTTTGACAGAAAAAGGTGAAGATCGAACATGGCCAGACAGCCAAATCTGTTCAGTAAAGCGGCAAATAAGCAACACTAGTAGTTTGATGGAAGAGTTTGAGAAAAACATACACGTATTTTGTGAGAGCTGTTCATTGTGACTTTGTCGAAGTCTGAATTAATACAACGAAGAAAGTGATCAGAAGGGTTTCTTCGACTTGGGCATGGAAATCCAGCTTTAGCAAAGAACTGTTAAGTTGAAAGTTATTAGTGAGATTTAGTTCTACACCATGTTTAAtacttcatagttcatactaGTAGAATGCATACCTCTACTGCCATTTTTGCTTGACCAGAATAAACTGTTTGGCCACTAGAAAGCAGAACAAGATCATCAAACAAAGCAAACACTTCACTACTGGGTTGATGAATCGAAGAAATGACAGTTCTGCCATCTTTAGCAATATATCTGAGGGTTTGAACTATGAAGAAAGCTGCAGCACTGTCGAGGCCACTGGTAGGCTCATCGAGAAACAACAACCTTGGCTTTGTGAGTATTTCGAGTGCAATGCTCAGCCTCTTCTTCTCTCCTCCACTTATGCCCCTCAAATGCCAGTTTCCGATAAGCCTGTGAGCACAGTCTTGCAGACCCATATCGGTGATTGTGGCATCAACAATGTCATTGACCTCTTGTTTGGTCAGACTAGTTGGGAGCCTCAGATGAGCCGAGTAAGTTATGGTTTCTCGTACTGTTAGGGTTCCCAACAGCACATTTTCTTGGGTCACATAAGCCTGAAATTTCAAATTAGCAAACATTTTGTGGCTCGAAATTATTTGATATCTGAAAGGAATACCGAAAAGTATGGGGGTAGGGTTGGTATAAACTTTACTTACAGCAACACCATAGTCAAGTCTCGTCTTCTTCCCATTAAGAAGAACATTTCCAGTCATGACAACATTTCGTGACAGTCTACCTACAAAATTTCCAGTTAATTTATGAAATGTGTATCAGtttcattttcagtttttatttgTACTATTTTCGAGAAACACCGTCGCTATTATTTATAGATGAAATGATGTAAGATATATCATAAAGGGCAAAACTTGTCACTTCTGTCCCGATGATAAAGTCAGCTAGAGCGAGCAAAATATGGAAAATATAAAGCAAGTGATGCAACAACCCCAAAAGACCTAATGAATGAAATAATTAAGAAGAAAACTACCATCTTTTCACCATCCACACCACTACGGAATTAATGAAAGACAGATGCTCAATTGATTCATTTCTTAGTTCTGAAAAAACAGATCAACGTGTTCCTTGATAATGTTACTCCTTACTAGGAACAAACAAAGAAACGAGTACTCTCAGAACAAAAGCCTCTGATTACGTATATATTTTCGAATGTGATCATATATAGAACCCTAATTAAGcgctctctgtctctctctcgtGCTTGGTGCATACAGTGAGTAACATGCAGGTTATTAATGGAAGCTCTGCTagatagagatagagatagagatagaCACGCGCAGCAGAGAGTTCATCAAGTCAAGGGGTCCAACTCGAAGAGATTTCTAAGCAAGGTAGGTAGGCAGGCAGGTTATTGAATGCCATTCCATCTATGTTAAAAATTAAACGCTCTTCACTGCTTTCCAACAAACCCAACCCCAAAGAATCAAGCCCCCTCTTACGAACCAACTCTATATGAGTATTATCAACTCCATATAAATGGTATTATCAActccatatatatgtatataactgGGATTGAGCTTAAATCAAATACAGTGTACAAAAATATCACGTTGGAAATAAGCTACTTATTAAAGAGATCGACGAAATTAATTAGTGCACACGTGCATGGTTTATCTAGGGTTACAAACATACAACAACTTCTAACCGAGAGCATTAATAAAATTAATCTCTTTCAACTCATAATTGAGAACTAATTGGTttaattttttcaaaatttctgtACGTACCGAGTAAAAACAACTTGCTTTGTCAATCAAAACCCGAAAAATAGACGGTATTGATCTTTAATTCTTTAAACATTCAGAAACTCTAACAAAATTTAACCAGCTTCATTCCAAATGACTATCTACTGTTTTCTACATCCATCGAGTGTGTTGTATTTCTAATATTCATCAATTTGACACTTtcgcgcgagagagagagagagagagagagagagagagagagagagagagactggccTGCTAAAGCATCAAGAAGGGTTGATTTTCCAGAGCCAGAAGGACCCATAATAGCCATGATCCTACCAGGCTCAGCAAAACCAGTGAGGCCATCAAGCAATCTTCTGGTGTGTCCTCCGTTAGTGCTATTTCCAATCCCAAAGTTTGGAAGCATAACACTCACATCTTCCCACACCAAATACATCAAGCCATTATTGCCACCTTCACCATCTCTTCTTCCGCCACCACTATCACCACTTATATCTGAAGATTTTACAGAACCAGCTCCACTATATTCCTCTAACTCCATAGCTTGCTACCATATGTCCAAAAAGCTATTCTATATAGCACACAAGAGGTTTGTATTTAACTTTTAAGCTTTGCATATAAATAGGCCGGCATAGTCCTCGATCATAACATAATATGATTAATGTCCTTGCTGTCATTTATTTCCATGGGGGCAGTAACTAAATATGTAGGCAAATTACAGGTAAAACTGGTCCTAGTTTGGTAATTGATGCCCACTTTGTAGTCATCGATCAGTATCGGTGATTAGTTCCTATGGGAAGTAAGTGAGTAATAACTAATAAGTATGCAGAAACTGTGCTCACCAAACTACCATTATTACTTAAATACAGGAGGTCGAGATGCACATGTATACACATTTAATTATaactttcttttcttcaaaCTTGGTGAAAAATATGTTTTAAATCTTGAGACGCGATAGTAGACAAATCCACTTGAAATTGATTTCTACTTAATTTTGGCAGTATTTTCACTCTTTAATTATTAACACGTACGGTGCTTGATCATCGAATAATGCTCGCCATACATTCTAGCTGAATTGCCACTCattattcatttttaatttttaaggtTCGCATTTAACGATTATCTCAAAAAAACTCAAATTAATAGATGATAGACGTAATTGTTAAATTAGTTAAAATAAAATctttaatttattaatttagaAAATGAATGTTTTCACTACAACACAGACCGTAATTTCCGACGACGAAAAATGGTCGGAAATACCTCATGTTATGGATGTATACATCCAAAAGAAAGTATGGATATATGGATGTGTCTAAATCATTTTTAGAGGCTTCATTGAAATGTATATTCAATCTTCCTGCATCGATCTCTAAGGCCAAGTTCATGCACTCATTTATAGCTACAAGAAAtaaattaatccatttttatggCATACGTATTtcgaaagaaagaaataatacTATGAGGGCCCCTGCTGCATCCTTCTCCAGAGTCCAGAGAAACATTTTTCTTCCTTAATTTTGGTGTTATAAACTTCTGTTCatctatatatagttatatactaaTACTCTACACAATAGAGATTTCATAACAAAAAATGTGGTAGCAAACATTCATGCCAGTTGGTCTGATATATATGAAGTACGTGAAAAATTAGTTAACAGCTCTAAATTCCCTCAATGCCAAGCACTTTGTATagtcttgctttcaagattAATTGCACATGACCAAGAAGAACGTAATGAAAGTATTGGAAAGTGATCTAAATAAAGCAAGCGCACTGATAATGTAATCTACATTTAGATTTTAGAGTCTTAaagaaaatatttaaataaatttaaaattaagaTTTCATATATAGTATCACTGAAATATGACTCGTCTTGCATTTTTAGATGCAAATGTGCTAATCATACTTACataattaatcaaaattttcaacaatataTTTTTCAATAGATATCATAGCGTACCACTCAATCTCTCTTGTGACATAGTAGACCGAATGTAAGATTTGATCAATTTCAACTTACAAACTGTGCGACCAATCATCTTGTTCAAGAGTCAATCCAAGTACCCAAGTTAATTCAATATTTTCATCGTCTTCTTTTTCAGATTCTAAATAAATTTTTTACTATCTTCGGACCTAATTGAATGAATAAATGTTTTTACCACAAAGCACATTTTTATTatcttttttagtttttttctgccgtcttcttctttttattttatttttttcttttgggctggTCATGTGGGCTGCCCCCTACAACACATATGTttaattttttccttttctagcttatatttaatttcttttttgagtTGAGCCCCTGGGATAGGTTACGCCGCTTACGCGCCTGTGCTACTTCTTTCCGTTTCTTTTATTtgcagttttatttttattgtttttgttagcTGGGCAACATTGCCTACTTAGAGGCTGTAGGCTTGGGCGTACAGCTGCtgcttggtttggtaattacaaAACCGATTGAATACCAATCGATGTATTAGGATTGGTAAACTGATTTTTTGGTAAtcgagaccgataaaaccgaaatctaaaattaccaaaaaagtcggtttgattttggtaaataccgaatctatcAATTATCTAATTATCAGCTTTATATACTATAGTTTTTAATACACATATATGTATATTAAGCtataaacataaaaaatttgATAATAGTATAAACATTACTACGTATACTACATTAAtaatacatgtattttaagtaacttggtccaagatggttaaataacctagttttattgaaaacgactaaaacttgatgtcatatgtacaaaagaaagctataataaGTAGATGATACAAAGTTTACAACTATAACATTGAAAAATCTAGTATTGtttattctaatttatattacaaacaattagttgttctaaagttggtaataccgaaaatcGAAATACCGAATGTGGTAGATATAatcaaaaaccgaaaattttggttggtaattggtagctcaattttgaaaccgaaagatTTGGTTTTAAAGTTGATAATACTTataaccaattcaaattgaCCGAGTGACAGGTCTATTGGGGCCTAGTTCGCCTAGACTGAAGGCCGGCTCTGCATCTAACCTAAACCTAATCGGACATTAGATCTAATAGAGAAGTCCAAACCCTAATTAGGAAGGTCTTAACTCCACATCTCAACACTTAACTTTCCGCAAATTTTCCAACTCAGCCTTTTGTCGGACAAAAGAAATATAATCCGGATAAGCAAACTATTGCTTAGCTTTTACTAGCAACagtgcccgcgctttgctgcgggatgtGAATCGTAACCATAATTCTTTTCCCTAAACTTAAAAGGAGAGGATATAAATGATAGAACTGTTTTCATCTGCAGATCATCTAAAACAAAAGATGACCTTATCATAGTGGACTGTTCAACAAATAGGCTATCTAAGTTTGAAGTTAGTTGTTGCTGgaacattttccaaaaaaatagTTGGTCTAGTTGGTCCaggtatatatatagaaaagGTGTTAGCCTATGAAAAAAATTGCTTGCTCCATTTCTATCTATACAAAAAGTGGTGCAAGAGTTGCAATGATAAGCTGCTGCAGTCAGTTTTCTGCTTGTTGAGTTGTGGAGCGTCTGTTGATGACATTGCTGGTTCGGCGCTAACTTCCGTATCATtgtgagaaaagaaaatgtagTCACTGTTTTTTTCACACACTTGAGATGTGAAGAAAATTGAAGCTGAATGAAGATAAACTTTGTAATATGAATCTGAATGAAGAAATTTTTTGTAGAGGTTTACCTGTGAGGTTTTTTGTCTCAGTGCTAAACAACTCTGTTCTGCTTTTTAACCTTTTTTTGGCATCAATTGAGCACAGTTAAGCAATTGTAAACCATAAATAAGATGAAAAAAGATTTCATGAACAACCTTGAGTCTCAAAAAAGATCAACTCCTGCACAAAAAAGGAGTCATGCTAACTGAATCGTACGGTATTATAAGTTGAAAAATATTGACAATAGTTTTCTTATGAAGGTCATGCATCTGTTCATAGTTAATAAATTGAAATGCACAACATGATCCAGCAAGGTCTAAAGTCAAAAGACATGGATTCAGGAATCtttttaaacaaaaaataaaaatataaagtagcaaaaaagaagaaggaaaccCAGATTCAACATGATCCTAATTCATGGCTTTCATGAGATTCGTAGCATAAATGCCAACTGCAATTTGGCCAAACTAAGAACATCATCACTCCATAATAGATATTCCAATTTATCATTTATACACATGCAAAACCACATATCAGACttttaccaaaaaaagaaaggaaaaaaaagaaagcttAATGATATCAATTATAATGCAAAACCATGAACTCCAAAATATCATACCTGTAATTAACAAACAACACAGATAGATTTCGATATTCACAAATGCAGCCATACCACTAACATTGGAACTGATAAAGTAAGCTCCC harbors:
- the LOC133732261 gene encoding ABC transporter G family member 15-like; this translates as MELEEYSGAGSVKSSDISGDSGGGRRDGEGGNNGLMYLVWEDVSVMLPNFGIGNSTNGGHTRRLLDGLTGFAEPGRIMAIMGPSGSGKSTLLDALAGRLSRNVVMTGNVLLNGKKTRLDYGVAAYVTQENVLLGTLTVRETITYSAHLRLPTSLTKQEVNDIVDATITDMGLQDCAHRLIGNWHLRGISGGEKKRLSIALEILTKPRLLFLDEPTSGLDSAAAFFIVQTLRYIAKDGRTVISSIHQPSSEVFALFDDLVLLSSGQTVYSGQAKMAVEFFAKAGFPCPSRRNPSDHFLRCINSDFDKVTMNSSHKIREIPKSSEPLMNFATAEIKAMLVDKYRRSEYATCTRIRIREISSMEGLGVEKRSGSQAKWWKQLSILTQRSFLNMSRDMGYYWVRIIVYILLSLCVGSIFYDLGTNYTSIFARGACAGFISGFMTFMSIGGFPSFLEEMKVFHRERLNGHYGVAVFTLSNFISSFPFLALMSIASATITYYMVEKHSHFSDYVFMCLDLLSAIAAVESSMMIIASLVPNYLMGVIIGAGYLGIMLMTAGFFRFMPDLPKPVWRYPVSYLNYGAWALQGEYKNGLIGREFDSLTPNGPKLKGEDILKTLMGIQPDQSKWWDLAAVCAIVVSFRFIFFIILKIKERASPLFRACYAKQTLKHLKKRPSFRKDGTLFPSMRHQPLHPLSFQEGLNSPLH